In Bacillus thuringiensis, the DNA window ACATTTATCTTTCATAGTTTTGGAATTTACATTTCAATCATCATAACAGGTATCTCGTTTTTACTTGCGGCAGTTGTATTGTTATTTCTTCCGAAAGATCTTGAAAACGACGTAGAAAAGAAAGATATCACTCTGTGGCAGGAGATGAAGGATGGTATTAAGTATGTCAAAAAGAAAAAAGCATTAACTTTGCTAGGGCTTTGTTTTATGGCAGCAGGACTCGGTATCGGTTTAATTCAACCACTTGGTATATTTATTGTAACTGAGCAGTTAGGGTTATCTAAAGAGAGTTTACAATGGTTACTAACAGTAAATGGTGCAGGAATGATTGTTGGCGGCGCTTTAGCGATGGTATTTGCGAAAAATGTTGCACCGCAAAAGATGTTAATTGTAGGGATGCTCGGTCAGGCGATTGGCATTGGTATAATAGGTTATTCGACGAATTTATGGGTGACACTTACAGCACAACTTTTTAGTGGGTTAGCTCTTCCGTGTATCCAAATAGGTATTAATACGCTCATTATTCAAAATAGCGATACTGATTTTATTGGTCGTGTAAATGGCATTTTAAGTCCACTATTCACCGGTTCAATGGTAGTAACAATGAGTGTAGCTGGTTCATTAAAAGAGGTGTTCTCATTAAGTACGATGTATGAGGGCACAGCTTTACTATTTATAATTGGATTATTATTTATTTTACCTATATACAATTTAAAGCCAGTAATAGCGGTAGAAAGTGAAATGAATGGTAAAGGAAGTGCTGTGCAACATGAATCCTAATCCAAATGTAAAATACCCAATTGAAGGAAATCAAAATGTTCATTTTATAAAAAATACAATAACGAAAGCTAATATACTCGTTGGTGACTATTCTTATTATGATGCGAAAGATGGAGAGACATTTGAAGATCGAGTATTACATCATTATGAATTTCTTGGAGATCATCTTACTATTGGAAAGTTTTGTTGTATTGCAAATGGAGTTACTTTTATTATGAATGGAGCAAATCATCGGATGGATGGATTTTCGGCATACCCATTTAATATCTTTGGAAATGGGTGGGAGAAGTATACACCTGGTTTGTCTAATTTGCCATATAAAGGTGATACAGTTATAGGAAATGACGTTTGGATTGGTATGGATACCACGATTTTGCCCGGAATAAGAATAGGCGATGGTGCAATAATAGCAGCTAAATCTGTTGTGACTAGAGACGTTGCACCATATACAATTGTTGGTGGAAACCCTGCAAATAAAATAAAGGAACGATTTACAAATACAATAATAGAAGAATTATTGCAAATTCAATGGTGGCATTTTGACATTGAAAAAATAACTGAAAATATAGATGCTATTGTACGAGGAGATATTGAACCATTAAGAATACTAAAAAGGGAATAAAAAATGCATTCTAAAGAGTATCATACCTCCGAATTTTGTTAATGATAATAGAACAAGGAGGTGTGATACTATGGCACAAGACGTTTTATGTGAAGTAAACAACTGTAAATTTTGGGCTAACGGCAATAAATGTAGTGCAGATGCAATTTATGTAGTAAGTAATAAAGGGAAACAAGCATCAACTACGGAAGAAACAGATTGCAAAACTTTCGATCCAGAAATATAAAATTTTAAAGGGTAGCCAAATCGTGGTTGCCCTTTTATTAATACTAGTATTGATAATAAATCTCATTTTCATTCATTATTTTTAACTTTTCTTGTTAATTTTTATATTTTCTTCATAAGTGATGCAATCCAATGTAATTCATGTTCAATACGCGATTTACTAAATTCAATGACTTCTGTAATAAAAGAGGAGCTAATATTTAAAGATTGAATAGCAGTAAGCTGTTTATGTAGTACATCTTGGCGTATTGTTAAAATTTCTTTTCTAGCTTCGTAATTAAGTTTTTCAAATAGCGCGATACGCACAAGGAATTCAGCGTTATTTGTCGCAATCTTTTCGGGAAACTCTCTTAACATTTCAGAAAAAATTTCTTCTCCTGTTTCAGTTATGTCGTACATATTTCGGTTTGGTTTTCCGACTTGTTTATGTATTTTTTTCGTTATAGCACCCATATTTTCGAAGCGCCGAAGTGCGGGATACAGTGTATTATGATTTAATTCGAAATTCTCACCTAACCGATTTTGAACATTTTTCTTTATTTCATATCCGTGTTTTGGTCCAGTCGTTAATTCTGCTAGTAATAAAATGTCAACGTACATAAAAATCCCCCTTATATATTTCTCAAGTTCTCCAATGAAAAATCCCCTTTAGCATATGTTAAAATAACATATGTTAGATTATACAACTTTGAACTACCGACCTATCACTTTTATTGTAAAAGAAAAGGGAGGAAAGAACTATGGCTTCGCCTGAAAATGTGATTTTAGTTCATGAAATTTCAAAGCTGAAAACAAAAGAAGAATTGTGGAATCCGTATGAGTGGTATCAATTTATGAGGGACAATCATCCGGTTCATTATGATGAGGAGCAGGATGTATGGAATGTTTTTTTATACGATGATGTAAATCGAGTTTTATCGGATTATCGCTTATTTTCAAGTAGAAGGGAACGAAGACAATTCGCAATCCCACCTTTAGAAACGAGAATAAATATAAACTCTACTGATCCACCAGAACATCGCAATGTACGTTCAATAGTTTCTAAAGCATTTACTCCAAGAAGTATAGAACAATGGAAACCTCGAATACAGTCTATCGCAAATGAACTTGTACAACATATAGGAAAATATAGTGAGGTTAATATCGTTGAAGAGTTTGCTGCACCGTTACCTGTTACCGTCATATCCGATTTATTAGGAGTGCCAACAACGGACCGTAAAAAAATTAAAGAATGGTCTGATATTTTATTTATGCCATATAGTAAAGAAAAATTTAACGATTTGGATGTAGAAAAAGGAATTGCGTTAAATGAATTTAAAACGTATCTGCTTCCAATTGTTCAAGAGAAAAGATATCATTTAACCGACGATATTATTTCAGATTTAATACGAGCTGAATATGAAGGCGAAAGATTAACCGATGAAGAAATAGTTACTTTTTCTTTAGGCTTATTAGCGGCAGGTAATGAAACAACTACAAATTTAATTATTAATAGCTTTTATTGCTTTTTAGTGGATTCACCTGGAATATATGAAGAGTTAAGAAAAGAACCTACATTAATTTCAAAAGCGATTGAGGAAGTATTACGCTATCGCTTTCCCGTTACATTAGCTAGGAGGATTACAGAGGACACCACTATATTTGGACCTTTAATGAAAAAGGATCAAATGATTGTTGCATGGGTAAGTGCAGCAAATGTAGATGAGAAAAAATTCTTACAAGCTTCTGAGTTTAATTTACACAGAATAGGAAATGAAAAGCATTTAACCTTTGGTAAAGGTCCTCACTTTTGCTTAGGGGCACCACTTGCACGCTTGGAAGCTGAGATTGCATTAAAAACTTTTATAAATGCTTTTGAAAAAATAGAGTTATCTTCATCTTTCAATTTAGAAAAATGTATATTGGAAAATGAACAAACTTTAAAATTCTTACCTATTAGCTTAAAACTTCAATAAAACTGTGCAGCAAGGTACAAAATTATTGTACCTTGCTTTTTTATTTCTCAATTGTAAACTTTTGGTAGGTTGTTTAGTATGGAGGTGTGTGAAAAAGAATAGAGGAGGACGTTTATGTTAACGTGTAATGGAAGTAAAACGTTTCAAACATTTATTAAAGCTGTAACGGATTTAATTGATAGTAATTTATTAGAAGATCAAATTGTTTGTGCGATTGAAAAATTACTAGAAGAACTTTTAGAAAAGAAAACATGGCTTCCGTTAGAAAAACAGAAGGCGAATTCGGCTCAGTATGCACGACACTTGTTATATGAAGATCCTTTAAATCGTTTTGAAGTATTAGCTCTTGTATGGAAAGATGGACAATCTACACCTTTACATGATCATGATGGTACATGGGGAGTAGAAGGAGTTTTTACAGGAAGGATAATGGTGCAGAATTTTATACAAACTAAGCAGCTTGAAAATTCACTTGTTTATTTAACACATACAGGAAATCTTTATTTGGGAGAAGGCGAAACAGATAAAGTCATTCCACCAGCTGATTGTCATATTCTTGAAATATCCGAAAATGAAAGCGTTGTCACAATTCATGTTTATGGAAAACGTTTAGAAAAGTTTAAAATATATGTCCCAACTGAAGAAAAGAATGTGTACATGTGTGAGACAAAATATATTAGTTATAGTTCATAGTTTAAAATCAAAAGCTTTTCTTTTTATAGAAAAGCTTTTGATTTTATTTTTAATTATTTCTTGACCTGAAACGCTTTTCATAGATTATAAATAAGGAGTACTTCACGAGATCAGTATGAAAACGATACCTTTTGTTTAATAAGAACTCGTGTATTTATAGAAAGTGGTGAAGAAATAATGAAATTAATCGCAATTGATTTAGATGGAACTCTTCTTTCGGGGAATAAAATGATTAGTAAAGAAAATGCAGAAGCAATTCGAAAATGTCAGGAAGCTGGTCATGTTGTTGCAATTTGTACAGGACGTTCTATCGTCGACATTGAACGATTGTTGTTAGAAGTTAATTTAGATTGTCCAATTATCGCGGAAAATGGTGCACTTATATATAAAGATAAAAAAATGATGAAGAGATATCCAATTCAAAATATGCAGGCACTTGAGATTGTAGACTATCTTGAAGAGAATGGCTTATATTATCAGCTTTATACTAATAAAGGTGTATATGTACCAGATTATGGAGTAGAGAGTGTGCGTAATGAGATAGAATATGTGAAGAATTCAAAAGAAAATTTTGATTTGAAAGAGTTAGAAACGATTGCAGCATTATATCTTGAACATACAGCATTTCATAGTGCAGAAAGTTGTAAACCAATTGTAGAAACTGATATACATGTGCATAAGCTTTTACCATTTTCTTATGACATAGAAAAATTAAAAAAGTTAAAAGCAGCGTTTCTGCATAATACTGATTTAGCAATTACATCTTCGTATTGGCATAATTTAGAGATTAATCACCGAGACGCTCAAAAAGGAAATGGATTATATACTTTAGCAGAACATCTGAATATTCCAGTTGAAAATACTGTAGCGATAGGTGATGGGCTAAACGATGTATCGATGATGGAAAAAGCAAACATATCAATTGCAATGGGGAACGCAGTCGAAGAAATAAAAGCGATGTGTCAATACGAAACCTTATCAAATGAAGAACATGGTGTTGCACATGCTTTATATAAATATATAATGTAATAAAAAAAGAAAAAAGAATCTACATAGATTCTTTTTTCTTTTTATTAGGGGTAAGGTATTCTATGAGATTCATAGAAGCCTTATTACATTTTATTATATAGAATATACTGGAATAAATGTTTATATTTTTCAAAATAATTGTGAAAATTTTATGAACTTTATATTTTTTGTATTTTTATACTACTAAAAGTGGTGTATATGACTCTTATATCAAAACCATGTGTAGCTGAGCAAAATACAAATGAATTGAAGGTTTATTTTTTATACAAATTTTTTTGGTTTTTAATTGAAAAATAAAATTTGTTCGAATAATTATTCTACAGCTATATACCTATACGCACATTCTTCGTATAATGGAGAAGTATAAATTTTGAATTTGTATTAATTTTACATATTGAGGTGAAAAAGGAATGAATGCGCGGCTAATGGAACTTATTGATGTGAGTACAATAGAAACCATGGCAGAACAGTTTTATAAATTAACCAACATATCACATCAACTTCTTGATGCTGAAAAAGAATGTATATTTTCTTTTGGAATAAATGAGACGAAAATATGTAAACTTCCCAAAATTGAAATCCCCATTTTTTTATACAATCAACATCTAGGATCTTTTGTAGTATGGTCAAACAAAAGCGAAATTTTCAATTGTCAAAAATACTTTGAAATGCTTTCAAATCTAATTATTGATGGATCAACAAAGGTATTTCAAAGTCAAAATACCACGTTACTTTCTAGAAAAGAGGAGGAACTACATACGATTTTACAAAACATGCCTGTTATGGTTGATGCGCTTGATTATAATGGAGATTTTGTTTTGTGGAATCGGGAGTGTGAAATTGTAACAGGTTATACGGCCGAAGAAATAATAGGGAATCCAAATGCACTTCAGTTATTGTATCCTGATCATAATTATCGTCAGCAAATACAAACGAAATTTTTAACTTGTGGAAAAAATTTCAGAGATTGGGAAATGCACTTAACATGTAAAAATGGTGAAACCAAAACAATCATGTGGTCCAATATATCAGAACAGTTTCCTGTAACGGGATATAGCTACTGGGCTGTCGGTGTAGATATTACACATTTAAAAGCGATAGAAGAGCAGTTAAAACAACAAACGTCTGAATTGGAATTGATTTTTAAAGCGTTACCAGATTTATGTTTCTTAACAGAAGATGATGGCACAATTATAGATTATAAAGCCGGATCCCCTTCAAAGTTTTACGTTCCGGCAGAAGCTTTTATGGGGAAAAAGTTTTTCGAAGTATTACCATCTCCAGTTGCACAGCAGTTCCAGGAGGCAATTCATCAAGTGAAGGAAAAAGGAACGAATGTCATTGTTG includes these proteins:
- a CDS encoding cytochrome P450, whose translation is MASPENVILVHEISKLKTKEELWNPYEWYQFMRDNHPVHYDEEQDVWNVFLYDDVNRVLSDYRLFSSRRERRQFAIPPLETRININSTDPPEHRNVRSIVSKAFTPRSIEQWKPRIQSIANELVQHIGKYSEVNIVEEFAAPLPVTVISDLLGVPTTDRKKIKEWSDILFMPYSKEKFNDLDVEKGIALNEFKTYLLPIVQEKRYHLTDDIISDLIRAEYEGERLTDEEIVTFSLGLLAAGNETTTNLIINSFYCFLVDSPGIYEELRKEPTLISKAIEEVLRYRFPVTLARRITEDTTIFGPLMKKDQMIVAWVSAANVDEKKFLQASEFNLHRIGNEKHLTFGKGPHFCLGAPLARLEAEIALKTFINAFEKIELSSSFNLEKCILENEQTLKFLPISLKLQ
- a CDS encoding Vat family streptogramin A O-acetyltransferase, which gives rise to MNPNPNVKYPIEGNQNVHFIKNTITKANILVGDYSYYDAKDGETFEDRVLHHYEFLGDHLTIGKFCCIANGVTFIMNGANHRMDGFSAYPFNIFGNGWEKYTPGLSNLPYKGDTVIGNDVWIGMDTTILPGIRIGDGAIIAAKSVVTRDVAPYTIVGGNPANKIKERFTNTIIEELLQIQWWHFDIEKITENIDAIVRGDIEPLRILKRE
- a CDS encoding MFS transporter, producing the protein MSTNVETKQNHGVSQVLKNRFVQGILASALFLQIGIWVRNFAVLLYVMEMTKGDAFAISMISVAEFAPIFIFSFIGGTFADRWKPKKTMIWCETLSSISVFAVLITLMFGTWKIVFFVTLISAILSQFSQPSGMKLFKQHLSTEQIQLAMSIYQTIFAIFMVLGPILGTFIFHSFGIYISIIITGISFLLAAVVLLFLPKDLENDVEKKDITLWQEMKDGIKYVKKKKALTLLGLCFMAAGLGIGLIQPLGIFIVTEQLGLSKESLQWLLTVNGAGMIVGGALAMVFAKNVAPQKMLIVGMLGQAIGIGIIGYSTNLWVTLTAQLFSGLALPCIQIGINTLIIQNSDTDFIGRVNGILSPLFTGSMVVTMSVAGSLKEVFSLSTMYEGTALLFIIGLLFILPIYNLKPVIAVESEMNGKGSAVQHES
- a CDS encoding DUF1540 domain-containing protein — its product is MAQDVLCEVNNCKFWANGNKCSADAIYVVSNKGKQASTTEETDCKTFDPEI
- a CDS encoding PadR family transcriptional regulator — translated: MYVDILLLAELTTGPKHGYEIKKNVQNRLGENFELNHNTLYPALRRFENMGAITKKIHKQVGKPNRNMYDITETGEEIFSEMLREFPEKIATNNAEFLVRIALFEKLNYEARKEILTIRQDVLHKQLTAIQSLNISSSFITEVIEFSKSRIEHELHWIASLMKKI
- a CDS encoding PAS domain-containing sensor histidine kinase, translated to MNARLMELIDVSTIETMAEQFYKLTNISHQLLDAEKECIFSFGINETKICKLPKIEIPIFLYNQHLGSFVVWSNKSEIFNCQKYFEMLSNLIIDGSTKVFQSQNTTLLSRKEEELHTILQNMPVMVDALDYNGDFVLWNRECEIVTGYTAEEIIGNPNALQLLYPDHNYRQQIQTKFLTCGKNFRDWEMHLTCKNGETKTIMWSNISEQFPVTGYSYWAVGVDITHLKAIEEQLKQQTSELELIFKALPDLCFLTEDDGTIIDYKAGSPSKFYVPAEAFMGKKFFEVLPSPVAQQFQEAIHQVKEKGTNVIVEYPLTITGSVDFFEARCLPLLHDKIMIIVRDITERKKTEELLNKSDTLAAIGQLAAGVAHEVRNPLTVIKGFIQLFQINKEDQEKYFDLMLSEIERIEAILQEFLSIAKTDEMNTEQKNIYQIYKNVVSLMNTKAIMTNIQVELYAESNDINIECSENQLKQVFINILQNSIEAMPNGGKITIHIKEINDDGVIIHVIDEGIGIPEERIKRLGEPFYSTKEKGTGIGLMLSYKIIESHQGNISIMSEVGVGTTVTIYLPKVQSKESLSNCDDRCISIRSSINS
- a CDS encoding Cof-type HAD-IIB family hydrolase gives rise to the protein MKLIAIDLDGTLLSGNKMISKENAEAIRKCQEAGHVVAICTGRSIVDIERLLLEVNLDCPIIAENGALIYKDKKMMKRYPIQNMQALEIVDYLEENGLYYQLYTNKGVYVPDYGVESVRNEIEYVKNSKENFDLKELETIAALYLEHTAFHSAESCKPIVETDIHVHKLLPFSYDIEKLKKLKAAFLHNTDLAITSSYWHNLEINHRDAQKGNGLYTLAEHLNIPVENTVAIGDGLNDVSMMEKANISIAMGNAVEEIKAMCQYETLSNEEHGVAHALYKYIM
- a CDS encoding cysteine dioxygenase family protein, which produces MLTCNGSKTFQTFIKAVTDLIDSNLLEDQIVCAIEKLLEELLEKKTWLPLEKQKANSAQYARHLLYEDPLNRFEVLALVWKDGQSTPLHDHDGTWGVEGVFTGRIMVQNFIQTKQLENSLVYLTHTGNLYLGEGETDKVIPPADCHILEISENESVVTIHVYGKRLEKFKIYVPTEEKNVYMCETKYISYSS